From Novosphingobium resinovorum, the proteins below share one genomic window:
- a CDS encoding TetR/AcrR family transcriptional regulator, whose protein sequence is MPRIVDHEQRRREIAKVVSGIVLKGGVEAVTIRAVAEECGYSTTIVCHYFRSKHEMLAYTQRVAWQRGLARIRKASRDGKDLLACLDFALPITSPRWQDWHCWLAFWGQTPDIEGIETEWSESSTVSNDVFVDLIVKAQARGEFDPTENARDVATDIQVAINGIATLVAIQRSDWPARRQRVILRKHLLRLGYRPRNQEPGMTDGTST, encoded by the coding sequence ATGCCGCGCATAGTCGATCACGAACAGCGGCGCAGGGAGATCGCCAAAGTCGTATCCGGCATTGTGCTAAAAGGCGGCGTCGAGGCCGTCACCATCCGCGCCGTGGCCGAGGAGTGCGGCTACAGCACCACCATCGTGTGCCACTACTTTCGCAGCAAGCACGAAATGCTGGCCTATACCCAGCGGGTCGCATGGCAGCGGGGACTGGCGCGGATCAGGAAGGCGAGCAGGGACGGCAAGGACTTGCTGGCATGCCTCGACTTCGCGCTGCCCATCACAAGCCCGCGCTGGCAGGACTGGCACTGCTGGCTGGCGTTCTGGGGACAGACCCCGGATATCGAGGGCATCGAAACGGAGTGGTCGGAAAGCAGCACCGTCAGCAACGACGTGTTCGTCGATCTGATCGTGAAGGCACAGGCGCGGGGCGAATTCGATCCGACCGAGAATGCCAGGGACGTGGCGACCGACATCCAGGTCGCGATCAACGGCATCGCGACCCTGGTTGCCATTCAGCGTTCGGACTGGCCTGCCAGGCGTCAGCGCGTAATTCTGCGCAAGCATCTGCTGCGCCTGGGCTACCGGCCGAGGAATCAGGAGCCCGGAATGACGGACGGCACCTCGACCTGA
- a CDS encoding sigma-70 family RNA polymerase sigma factor, whose protein sequence is MDIEGAGSSRLAGVLLANRARLRAYLMARGAGDIAEDILQEMWIKASSIDRDVEPSPLSYLFRMAERLLLDARRQGARRSVRDAGWAEVNDRDQQPSAEQALIARQQVGIASQRLRDLGPRVEHVFRRYRLEGAEQRVIAEELGVSLSTVEKDLRKAYVALLDIRSGLDAD, encoded by the coding sequence ATGGATATCGAAGGCGCGGGCTCCAGCAGGCTTGCGGGGGTGTTGCTCGCGAATCGTGCCAGGCTGCGGGCCTACCTCATGGCGCGCGGCGCGGGGGATATTGCCGAGGACATCCTGCAGGAGATGTGGATCAAGGCCTCGTCGATCGACCGAGACGTCGAACCGAGCCCGCTGTCCTACCTTTTTCGCATGGCCGAGCGCCTGCTGCTCGATGCCCGGCGGCAAGGCGCCCGCCGCTCGGTGCGGGATGCCGGCTGGGCCGAGGTCAATGACCGGGACCAGCAGCCCTCGGCCGAGCAGGCGCTGATCGCCCGGCAGCAGGTCGGCATCGCCTCGCAGCGGCTGCGGGACCTGGGGCCGCGCGTGGAACACGTCTTCCGCCGCTATCGGCTGGAAGGCGCGGAACAGCGGGTAATAGCCGAGGAACTGGGCGTGAGCCTGAGCACGGTGGAGAAGGACTTGCGCAAGGCTTACGTCGCCCTTCTGGATATCAGGAGCGGCCTCGATGCGGATTGA
- a CDS encoding FecR family protein, with translation MTDKARLDNEALDWVIRLGDPRFADWDALTAWLALSPDHARAFDILQLAEAKAVDEVAQGLPPSRAEFVAVNDNPSRRYLPAGIAAGVAVLVGLGLWLGLRGEDARPWQEYRTAAGVHRDLRLADGTRLALNGDTVVRLDPGGRGAALVSGEALFVVRHDAARPFVVTAGGATITDLGTRFDVVSEPGRLAVSVAEGSVAVAQAQAEGEGGLVLTAGQGFERAGTRGRRFDLAPEGVAGWREGRLHYEDAPVSLVLADVARATGLRVELEGQGGDRRFTGTIGLDGPPEAVKERVRLLLSADGGSD, from the coding sequence GTGACGGACAAGGCACGCCTCGACAACGAAGCGCTCGACTGGGTGATCCGGCTGGGCGATCCCCGGTTCGCGGACTGGGATGCGCTGACGGCGTGGCTCGCCCTGTCGCCGGATCACGCGCGTGCTTTCGACATACTGCAGCTTGCCGAGGCCAAGGCGGTGGACGAGGTGGCGCAGGGGCTTCCCCCTTCCCGGGCCGAGTTCGTCGCGGTCAACGACAACCCTTCGCGGCGATACCTGCCGGCGGGCATCGCCGCTGGGGTGGCGGTGCTGGTGGGCCTCGGCTTGTGGCTGGGCCTCAGGGGCGAGGATGCGCGGCCCTGGCAGGAGTATCGCACTGCGGCCGGCGTGCACCGTGATCTGCGACTGGCCGACGGCACCCGCCTTGCGCTCAACGGCGATACGGTGGTCCGGCTCGATCCTGGCGGGCGCGGGGCGGCGCTGGTGTCGGGCGAGGCGCTGTTCGTCGTGCGCCACGATGCGGCGCGGCCTTTCGTCGTCACCGCGGGCGGGGCGACTATCACCGACCTGGGCACACGCTTCGACGTCGTGAGCGAGCCCGGGCGGCTGGCCGTAAGCGTCGCCGAAGGCTCGGTGGCGGTGGCGCAGGCGCAGGCGGAGGGTGAGGGAGGGCTTGTCCTCACTGCCGGGCAGGGGTTCGAACGGGCAGGAACACGCGGGCGACGGTTCGATCTTGCGCCCGAGGGCGTCGCCGGCTGGCGCGAAGGGCGGTTGCACTACGAGGATGCCCCGGTATCGCTGGTCCTCGCCGACGTTGCCCGCGCGACCGGGCTGCGCGTGGAACTGGAGGGGCAGGGCGGGGACCGGCGCTTTACCGGAACGATCGGCCTCGACGGGCCGCCCGAAGCGGTGAAGGAACGGGTGCGCCTGCTGCTGAGCGCGGACGGCGGTTCGGACTGA
- a CDS encoding TonB-dependent receptor, which translates to MALVAAPDRACARDLAIPSCTLAEAIDIIARGTGASIGTTNPALLRRRIASKRVSGGVDNMLRQILGNGVMLRRLGGDSWLIVGLRRLEAEPVSALIPMRPPEPGGAAIVVARSRSDAALHAFPLTARVMPGAMIDAAAAMRGSDALADRVALVSGTHLGPGRDKLFLRGIADSSFAGTRAATVAPYLGEQRLTYRAADPGLLPLDLEQVEVLPGPHGTLYGAGALGGIVRLQPRAPDLGEASARGWGGISATAHGAMGGDLGGLANLPVVEGQLGLRVLGYRSDAGGYIDDTARGDKDVNRVRTTGGRLALRYRQGDWTADIGGAVQAIRSHDAQYAQPGTGSGAAGALERRSGVAEPSSDHIALASATVRRGGGPVHVSATVGAVEQRMDQNYAATARDGGAILYRQADHASLVTIEARAWREPGDGPGWMGGVSILSSRARQIRSVLPESPGDRLRVRNDNTELSAFGEVTLDAGPGLSFTGGLRLSRMTLDGDALGKLDSFYFSREQQPVSVARSETRLLPSLAATLKLHGKGRAYTRYERGYRPGGVAGGIVSRKFASDRIGTLEVGLRDVGTGPLEWDATLAWSRWRDVQGDLLTPVGLTYTENIGDARLFSADVTGRAQVTGRLQLLGAAMVVRDRLHPLEYLRDGSRSLPNVPGLSLRGEARYRLPLRAGRSLGLGALVVHEGVSHLGAGANLDLRQGGVTRLDLSGRLELDRAVVALSVENLLDARGDRFALGNPFTLRAGAQTTPQRPRTVRLGFEAGF; encoded by the coding sequence ATGGCGCTTGTCGCGGCGCCGGACCGGGCCTGCGCCCGCGACCTTGCGATACCTTCGTGCACCCTCGCGGAGGCGATCGACATCATCGCGCGCGGCACCGGCGCCAGCATCGGCACCACCAACCCGGCGCTGTTACGGCGACGGATCGCGTCCAAGCGGGTGTCGGGCGGGGTAGACAACATGCTCCGGCAGATTCTCGGCAACGGCGTGATGCTGCGCCGGCTCGGCGGCGATTCGTGGCTGATCGTCGGCCTGCGCCGGCTTGAAGCGGAGCCCGTGTCCGCCCTGATCCCGATGCGTCCGCCTGAACCCGGCGGTGCGGCGATCGTCGTCGCTCGGAGCCGGAGCGATGCGGCGCTGCATGCGTTTCCCCTCACCGCGCGGGTCATGCCCGGTGCAATGATCGATGCGGCTGCGGCGATGCGAGGCAGCGATGCGCTGGCGGACAGGGTGGCGCTGGTGAGCGGAACGCACCTGGGGCCGGGGCGCGACAAACTGTTCTTGCGGGGGATCGCCGATTCGAGCTTCGCGGGCACCCGTGCGGCGACGGTGGCGCCGTACCTCGGGGAGCAGCGGCTGACCTATCGTGCGGCCGATCCCGGTCTGCTGCCGCTCGACCTGGAGCAGGTGGAGGTGCTTCCCGGTCCCCACGGCACGCTCTACGGTGCGGGCGCCCTGGGCGGCATCGTCCGGTTGCAGCCGCGCGCTCCCGATCTCGGCGAGGCATCGGCGCGGGGCTGGGGCGGAATCTCGGCGACGGCGCACGGAGCGATGGGGGGCGACCTCGGCGGCCTGGCCAACCTGCCGGTGGTGGAGGGGCAGCTGGGCTTGCGCGTGCTGGGCTATCGATCGGACGCCGGAGGCTACATCGACGATACGGCGCGCGGGGACAAGGACGTCAATCGTGTGCGCACGACTGGTGGCAGGCTGGCGCTGCGCTACCGTCAGGGCGACTGGACCGCGGACATCGGCGGCGCGGTCCAGGCGATCCGCAGCCACGATGCGCAGTACGCGCAGCCGGGCACGGGATCGGGGGCGGCAGGCGCGCTGGAGCGGCGCAGCGGTGTCGCCGAGCCATCGTCCGACCATATCGCGCTGGCCTCCGCCACGGTGAGGCGCGGCGGCGGGCCGGTGCATGTCAGCGCGACGGTGGGCGCGGTGGAACAGCGCATGGACCAGAACTATGCCGCCACCGCGCGCGATGGCGGCGCGATCCTCTATCGCCAGGCCGACCACGCCAGCCTGGTCACGATCGAGGCTCGGGCGTGGCGGGAGCCCGGCGACGGCCCGGGCTGGATGGGCGGGGTGAGCATTCTCTCCAGCCGGGCGCGGCAGATCCGTTCCGTGCTGCCCGAAAGCCCCGGCGATCGGCTGCGCGTGCGCAATGACAACACCGAACTCAGTGCTTTCGGCGAAGTGACGCTCGATGCGGGGCCGGGGCTCAGCTTCACCGGCGGCCTGCGCCTCAGCCGCATGACGCTGGATGGGGATGCGCTGGGCAAGCTCGACAGCTTCTACTTCTCGCGCGAGCAGCAGCCGGTGTCGGTGGCGCGCAGCGAGACGCGGCTGCTGCCGTCGCTTGCCGCTACGCTGAAGCTGCATGGCAAGGGGCGGGCCTACACGCGCTACGAGCGGGGATACCGGCCGGGAGGGGTTGCCGGCGGGATCGTCTCGCGCAAGTTCGCGTCCGACCGGATCGGCACGCTCGAAGTCGGCCTTCGCGACGTGGGGACCGGCCCGCTGGAATGGGACGCGACGCTGGCCTGGAGCCGGTGGCGCGACGTGCAAGGGGACCTGCTGACGCCGGTGGGCCTGACGTATACCGAGAATATCGGCGATGCCCGCCTATTCAGCGCCGATGTCACGGGGCGCGCGCAAGTGACGGGGCGGCTGCAACTGCTGGGCGCGGCGATGGTGGTCCGCGACCGGCTGCATCCGCTGGAATACTTGCGCGACGGCAGCCGTTCGCTGCCCAATGTGCCGGGCCTCTCGCTGCGAGGGGAGGCGCGCTATCGCCTGCCGCTGCGCGCGGGGCGGAGCCTCGGGCTCGGCGCGCTGGTCGTGCACGAAGGCGTGTCGCACCTGGGGGCGGGCGCAAACCTCGACTTGCGGCAGGGCGGGGTGACCCGGCTCGACCTGTCGGGGCGGCTGGAACTCGACCGGGCGGTGGTCGCGCTGTCGGTCGAAAACCTGCTGGATGCGCGCGGCGATCGCTTTGCGCTGGGCAATCCCTTCACCTTGCGGGCGGGCGCGCAGACCACGCCGCAGCGCCCGCGCACGGTACGGTTGGGCTTCGAAGCAGGTTTCTGA